The Pyrus communis chromosome 2, drPyrComm1.1, whole genome shotgun sequence genome includes a window with the following:
- the LOC137725093 gene encoding disease resistance protein RPV1-like codes for MNFLEERMERWDRSRFQRELLDGSASASAPTARRWKYDVFLSFRGEDTRKGFTDHLYDKLQWRAIKTFKDDQGLERGTFISPELHSAIKESQFAIVVLSPNYASSTWCLSELAMIFQCMTKRGTILPIFYNVDPSDVRHQRGTFAEAFTKHEKEHKENMRLVDRWRASLTNVSNLAGWTSNDRYETELIKEVVEAIWKKVHPTYTLSGSTENLVGIDFRLKYIDMLLFVRANDVRFIGIWGMGGMGKTTLARLVYERISHKFRVSSFLANIRERSSKSGLAHLQDQLLSLILKEKTTQVWDVYSGSAMTKNLLSNKKVLLILDDVDELNQLEILAGKTDWFGPGSRIIVTTRNERLLIEHGIDKTYVVLGLNDDQSLHLFSLKAFKTDQPDDDYVELSKCFVDYAGGHPLALKILGSSLYKRGQDAWNSALDKVKKAPNAVIFETLKISYDGLDEMEKKVFLDVACFHTGNDKERVIEILENCGFCARIVIDVLIEKSLLSILDGYVVMHDLTQEMGWEIVRQESYQEPGRRSRLWLHNEILHIFMKDTGTEATEGIALRLPELEQAQWNPESFSKICNLKFLQLHNLSLSVGPKYLSNALRFIDWSWYPSESLPQNFQPAELSELSLHHSKIDRLWSGMKNMSCLKYIDLSHSQN; via the exons ATGAATTTCTTGGAGGAAAGAATGGAGAGGTGGGACCGTTCCCGGTTTCAAAGGGAGCTGCTCGATGGAAGCGCCTCCGCATCTGCTCCTACAGCTCGCAGATGGAAATAtgatgtgtttttaagtttcagGGGTGAAGACACCCGAAAGGGTTTCACAGACCATCTCTATGATAAATTACAGTGGCGTGCAATCAAAACTTTCAAGGACGACCAAGGACTTGAAAGAGGGACATTTATCTCTCCTGAGCTTCATAGTGCAATCAAAGAATCTCAGTTTGCTATTGTTGTTCTTTCGCCAAACTATGCCTCTTCAACTTGGTGCTTAAGTGAACTCGCAATGATTTTCCAATGCATGACAAAGAGGGGGACAATTCTGCCAATCTTTTACAATGTTGATCCCTCTGACGTACGACATCAAAGGGGGACTTTTGCTGAAGCTTTCACAAAGCATGAAAAAGAGCATAAGGAAAACATGCGGCTGGTGGATCGGTGGCGAGCTTCTTTAACGAACGTGAGTAATCTCGCAGGGTGGACTTCAAACGATCG GTATGAAACAGAGCTTATTAAAGAGGTAGTCGAAGCCATATGGAAAAAGGTGCATCCTACATACACACTCTCAGGTTCAACAGAGAACTTAGTCGGAATTGATTTCAGATTGAAATATATAGATATGCTTTTATTTGTTCGTGCAAATGATGTTCGCTTTATAGGGATATGGGGTATGGGCGGGATGGGTAAGACAACCCTTGCTAGACTAGTTTATGAGAGAATTTCCCATAAGTTTCGAGTTAGTAGCTTTCTTGCTAATATCAGAGAGCGTTCTTCGAAATCTGGTTTAGCTCATCTACAAGATCAACTTCTTTCCCtgattttgaaggaaaaaactACACAAGTTTGGGATGTTTATAGTGGAAGTGCTATGACAAAGAACCTTTTATCTAACAAAAAGGTTCTTCTCATTCTTGATGATGTTGATGAACTAAACCAACTAGAAATATTGGCGGGAAAGACGGATTGGTTTGGTCCGGGAAGCAGAATCATTGTTACAACAAGAAATGAGCGTTTGTTAATCGAGCATGGTATAGATAAAACATATGTGGTTTTGGGACTAAATGATGATCAATCTCTTCATCTCTTTAGTTTGAAAGCCTTCAAAACAGATCAGCCAGATGATGATTATGTGGAACTATCGAAGTGTTTTGTAGATTATGCTGGAGGCCATCCATTAGCACTTAAGATTTTGGGATCTTCTTTGTATAAAAGAGGCCAAGATGCTTGGAATAGTGCGTTGGATAAAGTAAAGAAAGCTCCTAACGCAGTAATTTTTGAAACTCTGAAAATAAGCTATGATGGCCTTGATGAGATGGAGAAGAAAGTTTTTCTTGATGTTGCATGTTTTCATACTGGGAATGACAAGGAGCGAGTAATTGAAATACTAGAAAATTGTGGCTTTTGTGCTCGTATTGTGATAGATGTTCTCATTGAGAAATCTCTTTTAAGTATTTTGGATGGGTATGTGGTGATGCATGATTTGACACAAGAAATGGGATGGGAAATTGTTCGACAAGAATCCTATCAAGAGCCTGGTCGACGTAGTAGGTTGTGGCTTCATAATGAAATCCTTCACATATTCATGAAGGATACG GGAACAGAAGCAACTGAAGGCATTGCCTTACGCTTGCCTGAATTAGAACAGGCTCAGTGGAATCCTGAAAGCTTTTCTAAGATATGTAATCTAAAGTTTCTCCAACTTCATAATTTGAGCCTTTCTGTTGGCCCCAAATATCTTTCCAACGCCTTGAGATTTATCGACTGGAGTTGGTATCCTTCGGAATCTCttcctcaaaattttcaaccgGCCGAACTTTCTGAACTTAGTTTGCATCATAGCAAAATTGATCGGCTTTGGAGTGGAATGAAG AACATGTCCTGCTTGAAATATATCGATCTTAGTCACTctcaaaattga
- the LOC137724406 gene encoding disease resistance protein RUN1-like — translation MIFLEELTVGSASASAPSARRWKYDVFLSFRGEDTRKGFTDHLYDKLKWRAIKTFRDDPELQRGTSIHPELLMAIQQSRFAIVVISPNYAASTWCLLELTKILQSMDESETILPVFYDVDPSDVRHQKGSFAEAFVKHEEKFREDIEKVQGWRDALTKVANLAGWTSKDYRYETELIKEIVEVVWNKVHPTLTLLDSSEMLVGIEFRLKEICLLLDIAENHVCFIGIWGMGGIGKTTLARLVYEKFSHNFEVSIFLANVREIYAEHGLVHLQKQLLSQILKDKDVQVWDVYSGISMAKSFLCNKKVLLILDDVDQLNQLEKLVGEKYWFGLESRIIVTTRDRHLLVAHGIEKQYEVVELDEDEAYQLFNWKAFKEDEPQEKYLELSKQFVKYAGGLPLALRTLGSFLYKRDPDAWSSALNKLKQSPNRTVFEMLKISYDGLDEMEKRIFLDIACFHKWSDKERVIEVLDSCGFCARIVIDVLVEKSLLTISGKSVCMHDLIQEMAWEIVRRESFDEPGARSRLWLRDDIFHVLTKNTGTKAIEGIVLRLREFEDAHWNPEAFSKMCNLKLLDIDNLRLSVGPKYLPNALRFLKWRWYPSKFLPSGFQPDELTELCLPHSKIDCLWNGIKYFRKLKSIDLSYSQNLTRTPDFTGLQNLEKLVLEGCTNLVEIHPSIASLKCLRILNFRKCKSIKILPSEVEMETLEVFDISGCSKVKKIPEFGGQMKNVSKLYLGGTAVEELPLSFKGLIESLEELDLTGISIREPLSSIGPMKNLDLSSFHGCNGQPPQPRFSFLPSGLFPRKSLSPVNLVLASLKDFRSLKKLDLSDCNLCEGALPEDIGCLSSLKELNLGGNNFVSLPTSIGCLSKLSFFNLNNRKRLQQLPDLPLNNRIYLKTDNCTSLQMLPGPPELCRLRRFVFSSVNCLRLVGYQGSNNIIYSMLKRFLQEIPHFVDRFSIIIPGSEIPEWFTNQSVGHSLTEKLPLHAGNSEWMGFALCAVFVSHENPAVVREVDYLQNYANEICCQWKIPGSQFEGVSFYNRLDQVVSDHLLLVLLSRQHYNFLEEKRCQIKFGFKTRRAVGNKKCLKVKKCGVRSVYEQDAEDLNRTMNLSNNNNSLHEDVHFPHCDF, via the exons ATGATCTTCTTGGAGGAGTTGACCGTTGGAAGCGCCTCCGCATCTGCTCCGTCAGCTCGTCGATGGAAATACGATGTGTTTTTGAGTTTCAGGGGTGAAGACACCCGCAAGGGTTTTACAGACCATCTCTACGACAAATTGAAGTGGCGTGCAATCAAAACATTCAGGGACGATCCAGAACTTCAAAGAGGAACTAGTATTCATCCTGAGCTTCTTATGGCAATTCAACAATCAAGGTTTGCGATTGTTGTTATTTCGCCAAACTATGCTGCTTCCACATGGTGCTTGCTTGAACTGACAAAGATTCTCCAGTCCATGGATGAGAGTGAGACCATCCTGCCAGTTTTTTACGATGTTGATCCCTCGGATGTCCGACATCAAAAGGGGAGTTTCGCTGAGGCCTTCGTTAAACATGAGGAGAAGTTCAGGGAAGACATAGAGAAGGTGCAAGGGTGGAGAGATGCTTTAACAAAGGTGGCTAATCTTGCAGGGTGGACGTCAAAGGATTACAGGTACGAAACAGAACTTATCAAAGAAATTGTGGAAGTAGTGTGGAACAAAGTTCATCCTACATTGACACTGTTAGATTCTTCGGAGATGTTAGTCGGAATTGAATTTAGATTAAAGGAAATATGTTTGCTTTTGGATATAGCGGAAAATCATGTTTGCTTTATAGGGATATGGGGGATGGGAGGGATTGGTAAGACAACCCTTGCTAGACTTGTTTATGAAAAATTCTCTCATAACTTTGAAGTTAGCATCTTTCTTGCTAACGTCAGAGAAATTTATGCAGAACATGGTTTAGTACATCTACAAAAGCAACTGCTTTCACAAATCTTGAAAGATAAGGACGTACAAGTTTGGGATGTTTATAGCGGGATTTCTATGGCAAAGAGTTTTTTGTGTAACAAAAAGGTTCTTCTCATTCTTGATGATGTAGATCAATTAAACCAACTAGAAAAGTTGGTTGGAGAAAAATACTGGTTCGGTTTAGAGAGCAGAATCATTGTTACCACTAGAGATCGACATTTGCTGGTCGCACATGGCATAGAGAAACAATATGAAGTTGTAGAATTAGACGAGGATGAAGCTTATCAGCTCTTTAATTGGAAAGCATTCAAAGAAGATGAGCCTCAGGAAAAATATTTGGAGCTCTCTAAGCAGTTCGTTAAGTATGCTGGAGGTCTTCCATTAGCTCTTAGAACTTTGGGGTCTTTTTTGTATAAAAGAGATCCAGATGCATGGAGTAGTGCATTGAACAAACTGAAGCAAAGTCCTAATAGAACAGTTTTTGAAATGCTAAAAATAAGTTATGATGGACTAGATGAGATGGAGAAGAGAATTTTCCTTGATATTGCATGTTTCCATAAGTGGTCTGACAAAGAGCGAGTAATTGAAGTACTAGACAGTTGCGGATTTTGCGCTCGTATTGTGATAGATGTTCTTGTTGAGAAGTCTCTCTTAACTATTTCTGGCAAGAGTGTCTGTATGCACGATTTGATACAAGAAATGGCATGGGAGATTGTTCGACGTGAGTCTTTTGACGAGCCCGGTGCACGAAGTCGTTTGTGGCTTCGTGATGACATATTTCATGTGCTCACAAAGAATACG GGAACAAAAGCAATTGAAGGCATTGTCTTACGCTTGCGTGAATTTGAAGATGCACACTGGAATCCTGAAGCCTTCTCTAAGATGTGTAATTTAAAGTTGCTTGACATTGATAATTTGAGACTTTCTGTTGGCCCCAAATATCTTCCCAATGCCTTGAGATTTCTCAAATGGAGATGGTATCCCTCCAAATTTCTGCCGTCAGGTTTTCAACCGGATGAACTGACTGAACTTTGTTTGCCCCATAGCAAAATTGATTGCCTTTGGAATGGAATAAAG TACTTCAGAAAGTTGAAATCTATCGATCTTAGCTACTCGCAGAACTTGACAAGGACTCCAGATTTCACGGGTCTTCAAAATCTTGAGAAGCTAGTTCTTGAAGGATGCACAAATTTAGTTGAGATTCATCCTTCCATTGCATCTCTCAAATGTCtcagaattttgaattttagaaaGTGCAAAAGTATTAAGATTCTCCCAAGTGAAGTAGAGATGGAAACTCTTGAAGTATTTGATATTTCTGGCTGCTCAAAAGTTAAGAAGATTCCAGAATTCGGTGGACAGATGAAAAATGTATCAAAGCTTTATTTAGGTGGGACTGCTGTTGAGGAACTGCCGTTATCATTTAAAGGTTTGATCGAGAGTTTAGAAGAACTTGATTTAACGGGAATTTCTATAAGAGAGCCACTTTCCTCGATCGGTCCTATGAAAAATCTCGACCTATCATCCTTTCATGGATGTAATGGTCAACCACCTCAGCCACGGTTCTCATTCCTCCCTTCAGGCTTATTCCCACGGAAGAGTCTTAGCCCCGTGAATCTGGTGTTAGCTTCTTTAAAAGATTTCCGTTCTTTAAAGAAACTAGATCTAAGTGActgcaacctttgtgaaggagCCCTTCCCGAAGATATTGGCTGTTTGTCCTCTTTGAAAGAATTAAATCTTGGAGGAAACAATTTTGTTAGCCTTCCCACAAGCATTGGTTGTCTTTCTAAGCTTAGTTTTTTCAACTTGAACAACCGCAAAAGGCTTCAACAATTACCAGACCTTCCGTTAAACAACAGAATATATTTAAAAACGGACAATTGTACTTCCTTACAAATGTTGCCAGGTCCACCAGAGCTGTGCAGATTACGCCGGTTTGTCTTCTCTTCTGTCAATTGCTTGAGACTAGTTGGTTATCAAGGTTCGAACAATATTATATATTCAATGCTAAAGCGATTCCTacag GAAATCCCTCATTTTGTTGACCGTTTTAGTATTATAATTCCTGGAAGTGAAATCCCTGAGTGGTTCACTAATCAAAGTGTTGGACACTCACTAACTGAAAAGCTACCTTTGCATGCCGGTAATAGCGAGTGGATGGGGTTTGCTTTGTGTGCTGTTTTTGTATCTCACGAGAATCCAGCCGTTGTTCGTGAAGTAGATTATTTGCAAAATTATGCAAATGAAATTTGTTGTCAATGGAAAATTCCTGGTTCTCAGTTTGAGGGTGTGTCTTTTTATAATCGTCTAGACCAGGTTGTATCAGATCACCTTTTGTTAGTCCTTTTGTCTAGGCAGCACTATAATTTTTTGGAGGAGAAACGCTGTCAGATTAAGTTTGGTTTCAAAACCAGACGTGCTGTTGGAAACAAGAAATGCTTGAAGGTGAAGAAATGTGGAGTCCGTTCAGTGTATGAGCAAGATGCGGAAGACCTCAACAGAACAATGAACCTGTCCAACAACAACAATTCTCTTCACGAGGATGTGCACTTTCCACATTGTGATTTTTGA
- the LOC137725469 gene encoding transcription factor VIP1-like → MDSNNINNFGAASRPSPTSSTDMEQMSETPQRGSHHRRAHSDTSFRIPNFDDLLLFDPSDLDLSCLPSPTLLPRGGNSSNNNNNIPMSLDSDDSSEGQPPNPFSSTPKPAASSGSTATAAHLRSLSVDSDFFDGLGLGDSAREVSGGQRSGPHHRHSSSMDGSSFDADSSVMTLNGFKKSVAPERLAELSLIDPKRAKRILANRQSAARSKERKVRYTNELERKVQTLQTEATTLSAQVTLLQRDTTVITAENKELKLRLQALEQQAQLRDALNEKLKEEVQRLKIETNQIPPGAGNGNPFYRGLPPQYGQTQHHQNHNQQNQHQQHHNQNVANGQAHPSFMDFNGRA, encoded by the exons atggattcgAACAACATCAACAACTTCGGCGCTGCTTCCAGACCTTCCCCGACATCATCGACTGACATGGAGCAGATGTCGGAGACCCCTCAGCGCGGGTCTCACCACCGCCGGGCCCACTCCGACACCTCCTTCCGCATCCCCAACTTCGACGACCTCCTCCTCTTCGACCCTTCCGACCTCGACCTCTCCTGTCTCCCCTCCCCAACCCTCCTGCCACGTGGCGGcaacagcagcaacaacaacaacaacatcccCATGTCCCTCGACTCCGACGACTCCTCGGAGGGCCAACCACCCAACCCCTTCTCCTCCACCCCCAAGCCCGCCGCTTCCTCCGGCTCCACCGCCACCGCTGCCCACCTCCGGAGCCTCTCCGTCGATTCCGACTTCTTCGACGGCCTGGGCCTGGGGGATTCCGCCAGGGAAGTGAGCGGGGGGCAGAGGTCTGGGCCCCACCACAGGCACAGCAGCTCGATGGACGGCTCGTCTTTCGATGCGGACTCGTCGGTGATGACGCTGAATGGCTTCAAGAAGTCCGTTGCTCCTGAGAGACTTGCTGAGCTCTCTCTGATTGACCCTAAGAGAGCCAAAAG GATATTAGCTAATAGGCAATCGGCTGCGAGGTCAAAGGAGAGGAAGGTGAGGTATACGAATGAGCTGGAGAGGAAGGTGCAGACGCTTCAGACGGAGGCAACCACCCTCTCCGCGCAGGTCACTCTGTTACAG AGAGACACTACTGTCATAACTGCTGAGAATAAGGAGCTCAAACTTCGCCTACAGGCTCTGGAGCAACAAGCACAGCTTAGAGATG CTTTGAATGAGAAACTTAAGGAGGAAGTGCAGCGGCTTAAGATTGAAACCAACCAAATCCCACCCGGGGCTGGGAATGGAAACCCTTTCTACCGAGGGCTTCCCCCTCAATATGGTCAGACTCAGCACCACCAGAACCACAACCAGCAGAACCAGCACCAGCAGCATCACAACCAGAATGTCGCCAATGGGCAGGCTCACCCGAGCTTTATGGACTTCAACGGGAGGGCATAG
- the LOC137726667 gene encoding pentatricopeptide repeat-containing protein At2g20710, mitochondrial-like yields MKLLRSNPWRGTAIFRVFGSLNYSTNTLNSSSSSSTTSPTFQPLHHRILFNKGPRVSVLPVLHQWLKEGRDVEQSELRDFISKLRRSRCYNLALEISEWMGDEMNFDLHPGDVAIWLDLISRVHGIGRAERYFDCIPNELRVVNVYGSLLVSYAKHKCLEKAEALFEKMKDLGFVKGPFTYNVMMNLYSEVGKHGKVDVLVNEMEEKGIEYDIRTLNNRLHSYAAISDVDRMEKLLMKMEADPTVIVDWHAYAVAADALAGQLDKTWALLRKSERLITSKTRKSGYEFLMTSHAAVGNKHEVYRIWGLYKDVVGFYNSGYRCMISSLVKLDDIEGAEKIVEEWECGNKLFDIQIPNLLINAYRKKGLLEKARSYTEKLSEGGKEDCRTWGILATGYHMNGQMAEAVETLKTAASLECRPGWKFDCSTLSACFNYLKEKGMWKQHMNY; encoded by the coding sequence ATGAAGCTTCTCCGTTCAAATCCATGGCGTGGCACTgccatttttagggtttttggttcCCTGAACTACTCAACCAATACTCTgaactcctcctcctcctcctccaccacatCTCCCACATTTCAGCCTCTGCACCATAGGATTCTGTTCAATAAAGGCCCTAGGGTTTCCGTTCTCCCAGTACTCCATCAATGGCTGAAAGAAGGGAGAGACGTGGAGCAATCAGAGCTCCGAGATTTCATCAGTAAGCTTCGCCGGTCCCGCTGCTACAACCTCGCCCTGGAGATTTCAGAGTGGATGGGAGATGAAATGAATTTCGATTTGCACCCTGGAGACGTTGCGATTTGGCTGGATTTGATCTCGAGAGTCCACGGAATCGGACGAGCCGAGAGGTATTTCGATTGCATTCCGAATGAATTAAGAGTTGTTAATGTGTATGGTTCTCTCTTGGTCAGCTATGCAAAGCATAAATGTTTGGAAAAAGCCGAGGCTCTTTTCGAAAAGATGAAGGATTTGGGGTTTGTGAAAGGGCCATTTACTTATAATGTGATGATGAATCTGTATTCTGAGGTGGGAAAACATGGAAAGGTTGATGTTTTGGTGAACGAGATGGAGGAGAAGGGCATTGAGTATGATATTAGGACGTTGAACAACCGGTTGCATTCGTATGCAGCCATTTCGGATGTAGACCGGATGGAGAAGCTTTTGATGAAGATGGAAGCTGATCCGACTGTTATTGTGGACTGGCATGCTTATGCTGTTGCAGCGGACGCGTTGGCTGGACAGTTGGACAAGACATGGGCATTGCTGAGGAAATCAGAGCGACTCATTACAAGTAAAACAAGAAAGTCTGGTTACGAATTTTTGATGACTTCACATGCTGCTGTTGGTAATAAGCATGAGGTTTATCGAATTTGGGGATTGTACAAAGATGTCGTAGGATTCTACAATAGTGGGTATCGCTGTATGATAAGTTCGTTGGTGAAATTGGATGACATTGAAGGTGCTGAAAAAATTGTGGAGGAATGGGAATGTGGAAACAAACTATTTGACATTCAAATACCCAACTTGTTGATCAATGCTTACCGCAAGAAAGGCCTTTTGGAGAAGGCCAGATCATACACAGAGAAGCTTTCAGAGGGCGGGAAGGAGGATTGTAGAACTTGGGGCATATTGGCTACCGGATATCATATGAATGGTCAGATGGCAGAGGCAGTGGAAACATTGAAAACGGCAGCAAGCTTGGAATGTCGACCAGGGTGGAAGTTTGATTGTTCAACTCTGTCTGCATGTTTCAATTACTTGAAAGAGAAGGGGATGTGGAAGCAGCACATGAATTATTGA
- the LOC137726305 gene encoding pentatricopeptide repeat-containing protein At2g20710, mitochondrial-like, with protein sequence MKLIGSNPWRGNAISRVFGTLFNSTEALASASASVSASAPHPFVPLRRRILRSGNPRISILPVLHQWLEEGRNVERSELQDFIKQLRKFRRYTQALQISEWMSDELNHDLHPGDIAIRLELISKVRGLEEAEKYFYSIPELLRVVQVCGALLSCYAEHNCLEKAEALFEKMKHSGIRGPLPYNTMLTLYSRMGKHGMVDILVKDMEQRGVDYNIHTLNIRLFSYAATSDIDRMEKLLMKMEADPLVSVDWHGYVSAAEAFLKVGLLEKTSTLLRRAEQRINIKTRKIAYEYLMTSYAAIGNKDEVYRIWGLYKSIVGFYNNGYRCMLSSLMNMDDFDGAEKILEEWESGNQSFDIQIPNLLINAYCGKGLLEKAKSWANKLSDGGKEDCRTWSLLATGYCTNGQMTEAVESLKTAANMACQPGWKFHNLTVAACFEYLKEKGDVEVAHKILGLLRERGHLPTDLCDRIENHFDGGDLAVLE encoded by the coding sequence ATGAAGCTTATTGGTTCGAATCCATGGCGTGGCAAtgccatttctagggttttcggCACGCTATTCAACTCAACTGAGGCGCTGGCCTCCGCTTCCGCCTCCGTCTCTGCCTCCGCACCACACCCATTTGTGCCTCTGCGCCGTAGGATTTTGCGGTCCGGAAACCCTAGGATTTCCATTCTGCCGGTGCTCCATCAGTGGCTGGAAGAAGGGAGAAACGTTGAGCGATCAGAACTCCAAGATTTCATCAAGCAGCTCCGAAAATTCCGTCGCTACACCCAAGCCCTGCAGATTTCAGAGTGGATGAGCGATGAGCTGAACCATGATCTGCATCCCGGAGACATTGCAATTCGGTTGGAGTTGATTTCGAAGGTCCGTGGCCTCGAAGAAGCAGAGAAGTATTTCTATAGCATCCCGGAGTTATTGAGAGTGGTTCAGGTGTGTGGTGCTCTCTTGTCCTGCTATGCAGAGCATAATTGCTTGGAAAAGGCTGAGGCTCTTTTCGAAAAGATGAAGCATTCGGGTATAAGAGGGCCATTGCCTTATAATACAATGCTGACACTTTATTCTCGAATGGGTAAACATGGAATGGTAGATATTCTAGTTAAAGACATGGAACAGAGAGGCGTTGATTATAACATTCACACGTTGAACATTCGGTTATTTTCCTATGCTGCCACTTCTGATATTGATCGAATGGAGAAGCTTTTGATGAAGATGGAAGCTGATCCTCTGGTGTCTGTCGACTGGCATGGTTATGTTAGTGCAGCCGAAGCATTCTTGAAGGTTGGACTATTGGAGAAGACATCGACATTGCTGAGGAGAGCGGAGCAACGCATCAACATTAAAACGAGGAAAATTGCATATGAATACCTGATGACTTCATATGCTGCTATAGGTAATAAGGATGAGGTTTATCGAATTTGGGGATTGTACAAAAGTATTGTAGGATTCTACAATAATGGGTATCGGTGTATGTTAAGTTCGTTGATGAACATGGATGACTTTGATGGTGCCGAGAAGATTCTGGAGGAATGGGAATCTGGGAACCAATCCTTTGACATCCAAATACCAAACTTGCTGATCAATGCTTACTGCGGGAAAGGTCTGTTGGAGAAGGCCAAATCATGGGCAAACAAGCTTTCAGATGGAGGAAAGGAGGATTGTAGAACATGGTCCCTTTTGGCTACTGGATACTGTACGAATGGTCAGATGACAGAGGCAGTGGAATCATTGAAAACGGCAGCAAACATGGCATGTCAACCAGGGTGGAAGTTCCATAATTTAACTGTGGCTGCATGTTTTGAGTACTTGAAAGAGAAGGGAGATGTGGAAGTGGCACATAAGATATTGGGATTATTGAGAGAAAGGGGTCATCTTCCAACAGATTTGTGTGATAGGATTGAAAATCATTTTGATGGTGGTGACCTCGCTGTTCTGGAGTAA